One part of the Chryseobacterium sp. 7 genome encodes these proteins:
- a CDS encoding cryptochrome/photolyase family protein, whose protein sequence is MKNTITLFWFRRDLRLEDNVGLHHALQSEAPVMPVFIFDTDILDKLDDKEDRRVDYIHQVLEDINISLKKHHSKLSTYCGKPIEIFRKLAEEYTIESVFCNRDYEPQAIERDKEIYYFFKENNIPFKAYKDQVIFDKDQIIKKDGSPYTVYTPFARKWRETLTPEHYQSVELNFKNLFPQEYSDILTLKETGFKKTDFDFKKPILNASIIDNYDQFRDYPALQHTTQLGTALRFGTISIRKCVAFALKHNTVWLSELIWREFFMQILYHFPQVVHQSFKIQYDNIHWRNNEEEFKHWCEGTTGYPIVDAGMRELNQTGFMHNRVRMIVASFLCKHLLIDWRWGEAYFALKLNDYDLSANNGNWQWAAGSGCDAAPYFRVFNPTAQMEKFDKDLLYIKKWLPEWNTPEYPSPIVEHTFARERSLSEYKKGLASS, encoded by the coding sequence ATGAAAAATACAATTACCCTTTTCTGGTTCAGACGTGATTTGAGGTTAGAAGATAATGTAGGGCTTCACCACGCTCTTCAGTCTGAAGCTCCGGTAATGCCTGTTTTTATATTTGATACGGATATTCTCGATAAGCTTGATGATAAGGAAGACAGAAGGGTAGACTATATTCACCAGGTCTTGGAAGATATTAATATTTCATTGAAAAAGCACCATTCAAAGCTCAGTACTTATTGCGGAAAACCTATAGAAATATTCAGAAAACTTGCTGAAGAATATACTATTGAAAGTGTTTTCTGCAACAGAGATTATGAACCTCAGGCGATTGAGAGAGATAAGGAAATTTATTATTTTTTTAAAGAAAACAATATTCCTTTTAAAGCTTATAAAGATCAGGTAATTTTTGATAAAGACCAGATTATTAAAAAAGACGGCTCTCCTTACACTGTTTATACTCCTTTTGCCAGGAAATGGAGGGAAACATTGACTCCTGAACATTATCAATCTGTTGAGCTAAACTTTAAAAACCTTTTTCCACAGGAATATTCTGACATTCTTACTTTAAAGGAAACCGGTTTTAAAAAAACGGATTTTGATTTTAAAAAACCGATTCTGAATGCTTCTATTATTGATAACTATGATCAATTTCGGGATTATCCGGCATTACAGCATACTACACAGCTCGGAACTGCTTTACGGTTCGGAACCATCAGCATCAGAAAATGTGTGGCTTTTGCATTGAAACATAATACGGTATGGCTTTCGGAACTGATCTGGCGGGAATTTTTTATGCAGATTTTATATCATTTTCCTCAGGTGGTTCATCAATCATTCAAAATTCAGTACGATAATATTCATTGGCGGAATAATGAGGAAGAGTTTAAACACTGGTGTGAAGGAACTACAGGTTACCCAATTGTAGATGCCGGAATGAGAGAGTTGAATCAGACAGGTTTTATGCATAACCGGGTAAGAATGATCGTTGCAAGCTTTTTATGTAAACACTTACTGATCGACTGGCGTTGGGGAGAAGCTTATTTTGCCTTAAAACTCAATGATTATGATCTGTCCGCAAATAATGGAAACTGGCAATGGGCGGCAGGTTCGGGCTGTGATGCAGCTCCTTATTTCAGAGTTTTTAATCCGACCGCTCAGATGGAAAAGTTTGATAAAGACTTACTGTACATCAAAAAGTGGCTTCCAGAATGGAATACACCAGAATATCCTTCTCCAATAGTAGAACATACCTTTGCCCGTGAAAGATCCTTATCCGAGTACAAAAAAGGGTTGGCATCATCATGA
- a CDS encoding NAD(P)-dependent alcohol dehydrogenase, with product MKAVRFFGHKDVRVVNDMEKPTPKGDEVLLKIGGAGVCHSDLHIIDEGTVAGSVFTLGHENAGWIEEVGPDVKGYKKGDAVLVYGPWGCGHCKPCQQSKENYCDHQSEMAYGGGLGLDGGMAEYMLVPSSRLLVPIYDLDPVIAAPLTDAALTPYSAIKRSLSKLTPDEYVVVIGVGGLGHVALQILREVSGSTIIACDVTNEKLAFAKELGATFTVNSKDADAAEQIQKITGIKKAKVVIDFVGATSTIELGSKIVSLDGDLTIVGLGGGHYQYSMSGLPFGVSITNPYWGSRVELMEVVGLARHKKIHIEIEKYNLDQANEVYDRMRNGKIKGRAVLIPEYNKLQNIKPRVNYFRLFYFCCSPEARC from the coding sequence ATGAAAGCAGTACGTTTTTTCGGGCACAAAGATGTCCGTGTTGTAAATGATATGGAAAAACCCACTCCTAAAGGTGATGAAGTCTTATTGAAAATTGGAGGCGCCGGCGTATGCCACTCTGATCTTCACATTATTGATGAAGGAACCGTAGCAGGTTCAGTATTCACATTAGGCCATGAAAATGCGGGCTGGATTGAAGAAGTAGGCCCTGATGTGAAAGGATATAAAAAAGGAGATGCTGTTTTGGTGTATGGTCCCTGGGGATGCGGTCATTGTAAACCTTGTCAGCAATCCAAAGAAAACTATTGTGATCATCAGTCAGAAATGGCTTATGGAGGCGGTTTGGGACTAGACGGAGGAATGGCTGAGTATATGCTTGTACCCTCTTCTAGGTTATTAGTTCCTATTTATGATCTGGATCCTGTGATTGCAGCTCCTCTTACTGATGCAGCCCTCACCCCTTATTCTGCGATTAAAAGATCATTGTCTAAATTAACCCCGGATGAATACGTTGTAGTAATTGGTGTGGGAGGACTTGGACACGTTGCCCTGCAAATCCTTAGAGAAGTTAGTGGCAGTACGATCATTGCGTGTGATGTGACAAATGAAAAGCTGGCCTTCGCCAAAGAACTAGGCGCTACTTTTACTGTGAACTCGAAAGATGCAGATGCTGCGGAACAGATTCAAAAAATCACTGGAATTAAAAAAGCTAAAGTAGTTATTGATTTTGTAGGGGCTACATCAACCATTGAACTTGGAAGTAAAATTGTGAGTCTGGATGGTGACCTTACTATCGTTGGACTAGGCGGTGGGCATTATCAATACAGCATGTCTGGTCTGCCATTTGGAGTGAGCATAACAAATCCTTACTGGGGATCAAGAGTTGAGCTCATGGAAGTGGTAGGATTGGCAAGACATAAAAAAATTCATATTGAAATTGAAAAATATAACCTGGATCAGGCTAATGAGGTATATGACCGAATGAGAAACGGAAAAATTAAAGGCAGAGCCGTTCTGATCCCAGAATACAACAAATTACAGAATATAAAGCCGAGAGTAAATTACTTCCGGCTATTTTATTTCTGCTGTTCTCCCGAAGCCCGGTGTTGA
- a CDS encoding MarR family winged helix-turn-helix transcriptional regulator encodes MNFDLIKSVVELVQQFVEQNEAKTIYSNDLKGFTEWVSASPKAYPEIQNPDWVGKESGRSSDSVINTLLIRISRYAKSYSRSVMSNSGFSSQDDFIYLISLKTMGAMSKMELIKHNVQEKSSGIVVINRLIHNGWAEQTVSKKDKRAKHIKITDKGLTVLNNHMDEIRKASQVVTGNLNPSERMLLISILSKLDEFHYSVYQMNLETMDMLEAAYKKLN; translated from the coding sequence ATGAATTTTGATCTTATAAAATCAGTTGTAGAACTTGTTCAGCAATTTGTGGAGCAAAATGAAGCGAAAACTATATATAGTAATGACCTGAAAGGATTTACAGAATGGGTCAGCGCTTCCCCGAAGGCTTATCCTGAGATACAAAATCCAGATTGGGTAGGGAAGGAATCAGGAAGAAGTTCAGATAGTGTAATCAATACTTTATTGATAAGAATAAGCAGATATGCAAAATCTTATTCCAGATCGGTCATGAGTAATTCAGGCTTTTCAAGCCAGGATGATTTCATTTATCTTATAAGCCTGAAAACCATGGGGGCCATGTCAAAAATGGAATTGATAAAACATAATGTGCAGGAAAAATCTTCAGGTATAGTGGTCATCAACCGCCTCATCCACAATGGCTGGGCTGAACAGACGGTCTCTAAGAAAGATAAAAGAGCAAAGCATATTAAAATAACAGACAAAGGGCTCACTGTATTGAATAATCATATGGATGAAATTCGTAAAGCCTCTCAGGTAGTAACAGGAAATTTAAACCCATCAGAGAGAATGCTGCTTATTTCAATACTTTCCAAACTGGATGAGTTTCATTATTCTGTTTATCAGATGAATCTTGAAACAATGGATATGTTAGAAGCCGCTTATAAAAAGCTGAACTGA
- a CDS encoding phytoene desaturase family protein produces the protein MMNTGNPTKKIAVIGSGFSGLSAAAYAAKSGNEVHVFEKHDQPGGRARQFKTEEGYVFDMGPSWYWMPDIIEGFFNDFDCKVSDFFTLVSLDPQFEMVFSEEKVSVPENNDAIRELFETIEDGAGKQYDRFMESAKFKYEVGMKDFVTKPCYSWLEFASLKIAGSAFRLDLLSNFRKYVSGYFSDEKLKSLMEFPVIFLGASPQNIPALYSLMNYGGYVLGTKYPMGGFYQLVLAMKDVAQKQGVTFHFNHEVQKINTGNAEVVSLTVDGKEYEFDAVIASSDYHHTETLIPKSLRNYNNAYWESKTFAPSCLIYYLGIKGKIPHLKHHTLFFENELDDHIDCIYQNKKWPSKPLFYVCCPSKTDPDVAPEDCENLFLLLPLAPGIHDEESVREKYLTEMLGRIEKHTGESNLASRIKYKKSYCVSDFISDYHAYQGNAYGLSNTLSQTAVLKPKIRNKKIRNLFYTGQLTVPGPGVPPSVISGKIVASEVNKLKLN, from the coding sequence ATGATGAATACCGGAAACCCAACAAAAAAAATTGCCGTCATAGGATCTGGATTTTCAGGTCTTTCAGCCGCTGCTTACGCCGCTAAATCCGGAAATGAGGTGCATGTATTTGAAAAACACGATCAACCCGGAGGCAGGGCAAGACAATTTAAGACAGAAGAAGGGTATGTATTTGATATGGGCCCAAGCTGGTATTGGATGCCTGACATTATTGAAGGTTTTTTCAACGATTTTGATTGCAAAGTATCCGATTTTTTCACCCTTGTTTCCCTGGATCCACAGTTTGAAATGGTTTTTTCGGAAGAAAAAGTTTCTGTGCCTGAAAATAATGATGCAATAAGAGAACTCTTTGAAACAATAGAAGATGGCGCAGGTAAGCAGTATGACAGATTTATGGAGTCTGCGAAATTCAAGTATGAAGTAGGGATGAAGGATTTTGTGACCAAACCCTGTTACAGCTGGCTTGAGTTTGCTTCATTAAAAATAGCAGGTAGCGCTTTTAGGCTTGATCTTCTCAGTAATTTCCGAAAATATGTATCAGGATATTTTTCTGATGAAAAATTAAAATCTCTGATGGAATTTCCGGTAATCTTTTTAGGGGCTTCCCCACAGAATATTCCGGCTCTTTACAGTCTTATGAATTACGGCGGCTATGTTTTAGGAACCAAATACCCAATGGGAGGATTTTATCAGCTTGTTCTGGCAATGAAAGACGTCGCGCAAAAACAGGGCGTAACCTTCCATTTTAATCATGAGGTTCAGAAAATCAATACAGGAAATGCAGAAGTTGTTTCGCTCACAGTAGATGGTAAAGAGTATGAATTTGACGCAGTTATTGCTTCATCAGATTATCATCATACCGAAACATTAATTCCCAAATCTCTCAGAAATTATAATAATGCCTACTGGGAGTCTAAAACGTTTGCTCCTTCATGTTTGATTTATTATCTGGGAATTAAAGGAAAAATTCCTCACCTCAAGCACCATACCCTTTTTTTTGAAAATGAGCTGGATGATCATATAGACTGCATTTATCAGAATAAAAAATGGCCGTCTAAACCGCTTTTTTATGTGTGCTGTCCTTCAAAAACAGATCCGGATGTTGCCCCTGAAGATTGTGAAAATCTTTTTTTGCTGCTTCCTCTTGCGCCGGGAATCCATGATGAAGAATCTGTCCGTGAAAAATACCTGACGGAAATGCTTGGAAGAATTGAAAAGCATACGGGAGAAAGCAATCTCGCTTCAAGAATTAAATATAAAAAAAGCTATTGTGTAAGCGATTTTATTTCAGACTATCATGCGTATCAGGGAAATGCTTACGGTTTATCCAATACATTGTCCCAAACGGCAGTTTTAAAACCTAAAATCAGAAATAAAAAGATCAGGAACCTCTTTTATACCGGGCAATTGACGGTTCCCGGGCCAGGAGTACCGCCATCGGTTATTTCCGGGAAAATTGTAGCATCCGAAGTCAATAAACTAAAACTAAATTAA
- a CDS encoding phytoene/squalene synthase family protein has product MKKLFDELSCEVSKYTTRKYSTSFSLGILALKPSIRSAIYAIYGYVRLADEIVDSFHGYDKEKLLKRLKVETYDALEDGISINPILNSFQETVRQYDIDVQLINQFLHSMEMDLQKIDYNSDLYNEYIYGSAEVVGLMCLHIFTGGNKQQFEELKPFAMKLGSAFQKVNFLRDLKDDYQVLGRTYFPSLNMSVFDNTVKAQIEKEIENEFKEALQGIKKLPGSSIFGVYLAYRYYLSLFEKIKKTSSQRILQQRIRIANSQKLLVAFKSYIRYKSAYF; this is encoded by the coding sequence ATGAAAAAATTGTTTGATGAGTTGTCTTGCGAGGTAAGCAAGTACACTACACGGAAATACAGTACCAGTTTTTCATTAGGCATATTGGCATTAAAACCATCCATAAGATCCGCTATTTATGCCATTTACGGTTATGTGCGGCTTGCAGATGAAATTGTAGACAGTTTTCATGGCTATGATAAAGAAAAACTTCTGAAAAGATTAAAAGTGGAAACCTATGATGCGCTGGAAGATGGTATTTCCATCAATCCTATTCTGAACTCATTCCAGGAAACTGTTCGCCAGTATGATATAGATGTGCAGCTTATCAATCAGTTTTTGCACAGCATGGAAATGGATCTTCAGAAAATAGACTACAATTCTGATTTGTATAATGAGTACATCTACGGTTCAGCTGAAGTGGTAGGGCTTATGTGCCTGCACATATTCACAGGCGGAAATAAGCAGCAGTTTGAGGAGCTTAAGCCATTTGCCATGAAACTAGGCTCTGCATTTCAGAAAGTTAATTTTCTCAGAGATCTGAAAGATGATTATCAGGTGTTGGGCCGCACCTATTTTCCCTCTCTGAATATGTCTGTATTTGATAATACAGTGAAGGCTCAGATTGAAAAAGAAATTGAAAATGAATTTAAAGAAGCATTGCAGGGAATTAAAAAGCTGCCGGGTTCTTCCATTTTTGGCGTATATCTGGCTTACAGGTATTATCTGTCTCTGTTTGAAAAAATAAAGAAAACCAGTTCCCAGCGTATTTTGCAGCAAAGAATCAGAATTGCAAATTCACAGAAGCTCCTTGTAGCATTCAAAAGTTATATACGGTACAAATCTGCTTATTTCTAA
- a CDS encoding SRPBCC family protein, producing the protein MMYRLYREQQLNCDKETAWKFFSSPHNLAEITPKSMNFVVLSDIQNKPVFEGMEIDYKVSPVLGIPMGWKTIISQVDEYKSFTDFQKEGPYKYWNHFHEFIPNEKGILMKDTVDYELPLGILGKVAHQLFVKEKLKSIFDFRYRILEDLFNSKTQLS; encoded by the coding sequence ATAATGTACAGATTATATAGAGAACAGCAGCTTAATTGTGATAAGGAAACCGCCTGGAAATTCTTTTCATCTCCGCATAATTTAGCAGAAATTACCCCGAAGAGTATGAATTTTGTAGTTCTTTCAGATATTCAGAATAAACCTGTTTTTGAAGGAATGGAAATAGATTACAAAGTCTCGCCCGTATTGGGAATTCCGATGGGTTGGAAAACAATTATAAGCCAGGTAGACGAATACAAAAGTTTTACAGACTTTCAGAAGGAAGGACCCTATAAATACTGGAATCATTTTCATGAGTTCATCCCTAATGAAAAAGGGATATTAATGAAAGATACAGTAGACTATGAACTTCCGTTGGGTATTCTGGGAAAAGTTGCCCATCAGTTATTTGTGAAAGAAAAGCTTAAAAGCATTTTCGATTTCAGATACAGGATTTTGGAAGATCTTTTTAACAGCAAAACACAATTATCATGA
- a CDS encoding sterol desaturase family protein encodes MNFLIVLGVFIAMEGATWLIHRYIMHGFLWTLHRDHHDHSHDGKLERNDLFFFIFASPAIALLYLGVKQEFSHWFFIGLGISLYGMAYFFVHDIFIHQRAKVFTKTKNPYFLAIRRAHKQHHKHLGKERGECFGFLWVPVKYFKMYFKK; translated from the coding sequence ATGAATTTTCTGATTGTTTTGGGTGTTTTTATAGCTATGGAAGGTGCTACATGGCTTATCCACAGATATATCATGCATGGCTTTCTCTGGACCCTGCACCGGGATCATCATGATCACAGCCATGACGGAAAGCTTGAAAGGAATGATCTGTTCTTTTTTATTTTTGCAAGTCCTGCTATTGCCCTGTTATATCTGGGAGTTAAGCAGGAATTCAGTCATTGGTTTTTTATCGGCCTGGGAATCAGCCTTTACGGAATGGCTTATTTCTTTGTGCATGATATTTTTATTCACCAGAGAGCAAAAGTTTTTACAAAAACAAAAAATCCCTATTTCCTTGCCATAAGACGGGCTCATAAGCAGCACCACAAACATTTGGGTAAAGAGAGGGGAGAATGCTTTGGCTTTTTGTGGGTTCCTGTTAAATATTTTAAAATGTATTTCAAAAAATGA
- a CDS encoding lycopene cyclase domain-containing protein, whose protein sequence is MMPYTYILINFFTVIICFAASFDRRIQFNKLFGKFLLSSTIVAVPFIIWDIWFTARGVWWFDLKYTLGFKIAGLPVEEWLFFYCIPFACVFTYYCIEKFYQLEWVGAFNNLIVFTSVIILSVIGFLYYERIYTLLTVIVTLFTLCYLHFIAKKGWIGKASLVYLILMPGFFAVNGLLTGSLIPSPVVNYNPEEFLGIRMITIPVEDAVYGYSQFLLNIYFFKKITKNEK, encoded by the coding sequence ATGATGCCCTATACCTACATACTGATTAATTTTTTCACTGTCATTATTTGCTTTGCAGCATCTTTTGACAGAAGAATACAGTTTAACAAACTTTTCGGAAAGTTTCTGCTGTCATCCACCATTGTAGCGGTTCCTTTTATCATTTGGGATATATGGTTTACCGCAAGAGGAGTGTGGTGGTTTGATCTCAAATATACCCTAGGATTTAAAATAGCGGGACTTCCTGTGGAAGAATGGCTGTTTTTTTACTGTATTCCTTTTGCCTGTGTTTTTACCTATTACTGCATTGAAAAATTTTATCAGCTTGAGTGGGTTGGCGCCTTTAATAATCTCATCGTATTTACATCTGTTATTATCCTTTCTGTAATAGGGTTTCTTTATTATGAAAGAATATACACCTTGCTTACGGTAATCGTCACCCTGTTTACGCTTTGTTATCTTCATTTTATAGCTAAAAAAGGATGGATTGGAAAAGCCAGTTTGGTATACTTGATTCTGATGCCTGGGTTTTTCGCGGTAAATGGATTACTGACCGGTTCATTGATACCGTCGCCTGTTGTAAACTATAATCCTGAAGAATTTCTTGGGATAAGGATGATCACCATTCCTGTTGAAGATGCAGTATATGGCTACAGCCAGTTTTTACTTAATATTTACTTCTTTAAAAAAATAACGAAAAATGAAAAATAA
- a CDS encoding lipocalin family protein — protein sequence MKNKSILKIMVAFALLCFTVSCTSMPEKAQPVNQFDVNKYLGTWYEIARFDYRFEKDLDNAIAQYSLNKDGSVNVINSGYNIKKDKWVSAEGTAKFRGDKNTAALKVSFFGPFYAGYNVVALQDYQYALVAGKNLDYLWILSREKSIPENVKQNFISKAREIGYDTSKLIWVKQDKKSPFDK from the coding sequence ATGAAAAATAAATCAATATTAAAAATAATGGTTGCCTTCGCTTTATTGTGTTTCACCGTATCCTGTACTTCCATGCCTGAAAAAGCGCAACCCGTTAATCAGTTTGATGTTAATAAATACCTGGGTACATGGTATGAGATCGCAAGATTCGATTATCGTTTTGAAAAAGATCTGGACAACGCAATCGCTCAATATAGCCTGAATAAAGATGGAAGTGTCAATGTCATCAACAGCGGATACAATATAAAAAAGGATAAATGGGTGTCGGCAGAGGGAACGGCAAAATTCAGAGGTGATAAAAATACAGCAGCTTTGAAAGTAAGCTTTTTCGGACCTTTTTATGCAGGGTATAATGTCGTGGCACTGCAAGATTATCAATATGCATTGGTAGCTGGGAAAAATTTAGATTATCTGTGGATCCTTTCCCGTGAAAAAAGTATCCCTGAAAATGTAAAACAGAATTTCATCTCCAAAGCCCGGGAAATAGGATACGATACTTCTAAGCTCATCTGGGTGAAGCAGGATAAGAAAAGTCCTTTTGATAAATAG
- the ribA gene encoding GTP cyclohydrolase II yields the protein MLKIQAQSKIPTDYGLFTVYAFSEHEEDWSPHLVLVMENTDFEKTVNVRFHSECITGEVFHSKKCECGQQLDAAMKYMSENGGMIIYLRQEGRNIGIINKLRAYALQEQGMDTVEANLKQGLPADGRNFDVAVEMLNLLNVRKINLLTNNPDKIKSIENSEIILNSRIPLEIDSNEINESYLIKKKDYFGHLLEKI from the coding sequence ATGCTAAAAATACAGGCACAATCAAAAATACCTACAGATTACGGATTATTCACCGTATATGCATTTTCAGAACATGAAGAAGACTGGAGCCCGCATTTGGTTCTGGTAATGGAGAATACAGATTTTGAGAAGACAGTTAACGTCCGTTTTCACTCAGAGTGCATTACCGGAGAGGTTTTTCATTCCAAAAAATGTGAATGCGGTCAGCAACTTGATGCTGCCATGAAATATATGTCTGAAAATGGAGGAATGATCATCTATCTCCGTCAGGAAGGAAGAAATATCGGAATCATCAATAAGCTCAGAGCTTATGCGCTTCAGGAGCAGGGTATGGATACCGTTGAAGCTAATCTTAAGCAGGGACTACCGGCTGACGGAAGAAACTTTGACGTAGCTGTAGAGATGCTGAATCTTTTGAACGTCCGAAAAATTAATCTCCTAACCAATAATCCTGACAAAATAAAGTCCATTGAGAACAGTGAAATTATTCTCAACAGCAGAATTCCACTGGAAATTGATTCCAATGAAATTAATGAAAGCTATCTTATCAAGAAAAAAGACTATTTTGGCCACCTTTTAGAAAAAATTTAA
- a CDS encoding SDR family oxidoreductase translates to MEKILLTGATGYIGKRMISVIAAQGYKVVCCCRDVSRFTRNMDVDEQLIEVIEVDFLKPETLKNIPEDISGAYYLMHSMSNSADYEDSEKKCASNFSGYIEKTQCKHIVYLSGLVNEKELSKHLNSRYEVEKILMDCRVPATVLRAGIIIGSGSASFEIIRDLVEKLPVMVAPKWLYTQCQPIGIANVLDFLIFVLFKETAYQKNFDIGCDDVLTYKEMLLQFAKVRGLKRTIFTLPVMTPRLSSYWLYFITSTSYNLAKALVGSMKIEVVCRPESLIEIKLITGIQPFSYDTALKRTLAKIQANEIISSWKDSFISSRHDSTLKPYQDVPKYGCFTDLRSEEYDDREACMERVFQLGGTHGWYGQDLWKIRGLFDKLVGGPGLRRGRRHPTDLKEGDALDFWRVLYANRNDGKLILFAEMKLPGEAWLMFKIYRNKIWQKAVFRPKGLWGRLYWLMVLPFHGFIFKGMIRRLSGKQK, encoded by the coding sequence ATGGAAAAAATACTTCTTACGGGAGCTACCGGCTATATCGGTAAAAGAATGATCAGCGTAATTGCTGCACAGGGATATAAAGTTGTCTGTTGCTGCAGGGATGTCAGCCGTTTTACCAGGAATATGGATGTCGATGAACAGCTCATTGAAGTCATTGAAGTCGATTTTCTCAAACCGGAAACCCTGAAAAATATTCCTGAAGATATTTCGGGAGCTTATTACCTGATGCATTCCATGAGTAATTCTGCTGATTATGAGGATTCGGAAAAAAAGTGTGCCTCCAATTTTTCCGGTTATATAGAAAAGACACAATGTAAACATATTGTCTACCTTTCCGGATTGGTGAATGAAAAAGAACTGTCAAAACATCTGAACTCCAGGTACGAGGTCGAAAAAATCCTGATGGATTGCAGGGTTCCCGCAACGGTTCTTCGTGCAGGGATTATCATTGGATCCGGAAGCGCTTCTTTTGAAATTATCAGGGATCTCGTTGAAAAACTGCCGGTGATGGTAGCTCCGAAGTGGCTGTACACTCAATGCCAGCCGATAGGCATCGCCAACGTTCTGGATTTTCTGATTTTTGTGCTCTTCAAAGAAACTGCTTACCAGAAAAACTTTGACATCGGATGTGATGATGTGCTGACCTATAAAGAGATGTTATTACAGTTTGCAAAAGTAAGAGGTCTGAAAAGGACAATTTTTACATTGCCTGTGATGACCCCCAGATTATCCTCATACTGGCTTTACTTTATTACCTCCACTTCTTACAATTTAGCAAAAGCACTGGTGGGAAGCATGAAAATTGAAGTAGTCTGCCGCCCGGAAAGTCTCATAGAAATCAAATTGATTACCGGTATTCAGCCATTCTCGTATGATACAGCATTAAAGCGGACTCTTGCAAAAATTCAGGCCAATGAAATTATATCCAGCTGGAAAGACAGTTTTATCAGCAGCCGTCATGATTCCACACTGAAACCATACCAGGATGTCCCAAAATACGGTTGTTTTACAGATCTCAGAAGTGAAGAATATGATGACAGGGAAGCTTGCATGGAACGTGTTTTTCAATTAGGAGGCACTCATGGCTGGTACGGACAGGATCTTTGGAAGATAAGAGGACTGTTTGATAAACTGGTTGGCGGGCCAGGATTGAGAAGGGGGCGCAGACATCCTACAGATCTTAAAGAAGGGGATGCACTTGATTTCTGGAGAGTACTCTATGCCAATCGTAATGATGGAAAGCTTATATTATTCGCTGAGATGAAACTTCCCGGAGAAGCCTGGCTGATGTTTAAAATTTACAGGAATAAGATCTGGCAAAAAGCTGTCTTCCGTCCAAAAGGTCTCTGGGGAAGGCTGTATTGGCTGATGGTACTGCCGTTTCATGGATTTATCTTCAAAGGAATGATCAGAAGGTTAAGTGGAAAGCAAAAATGA